From the Phycisphaerales bacterium AB-hyl4 genome, one window contains:
- a CDS encoding extracellular solute-binding protein, producing the protein MRILQACRYGLGVLAVLITVWAFVHVGVRTARDWGLTEPAGTVVLTVLHYSGSEEAEVLRRLLDRFEAEHPHIRIRPISAPDYYTKLQTMFAGDAPPDVFYLNYNYLPQFAEHELLLPIDDFVERERNRPGGEWVDDFYPQLLDAFRYDGHQIGTGPLFGLPKDFSTTVMYVNLDLFERAGLPVPYDGWTWDEYEQAMQQIAELSTPGDRIYGGVLVTAGLLRNIVWSYGGEFFGTDDEGRIDFHDLRLHEPGVQSALEMVRRTRFEQRSVFNATGVAQDGGELFYSGRVGAIGPLGRWMTPRYRAISSFDWDVVPMPHETSEASIIFTVAWVAAAQTEHPEEAFEFIRYLSGPEGQALNAELGLAIPALQSLAESDAFLDDGQQPSNTAAFLDALSHGRLMQNPPQRQFEQILESRMSESLQLGRTTPAQAAAAVAERWDRELASPLRQRDHPLMPWTTLGWVFGVAGVVGAVLVVGYLYRTRPTSIAWREERAGYMFVMPWIAGFVLLTVGPVLVAAMLSFTQWSALAPLETARFVGLDNFRHMVGFDGTFVTSVWVTLYFTFLVVPVGQVLALAVALLMHQNVPGIAVFRTIYFVPSVVTGVALATLWLWIFNTEYGLLNNLLSPALGVVGLRPPDWFGVDAEVWAVPAFVLMSLWGVGGAMIIYLAGLKSIPMSLYEAARVDGASPIRQFFAVTLPMLSPLIFFNLVMGLIGSFQVFTHAYVMTGGGPGDATRFYVLNLYQQAFELHNMGYASALAWVLFIFLGGLTMALFYWSRRWVYYESMR; encoded by the coding sequence ATGCGAATTTTGCAGGCATGTCGATACGGGCTCGGTGTTTTAGCGGTTTTGATCACCGTGTGGGCGTTCGTCCACGTGGGCGTACGCACTGCACGGGACTGGGGGCTGACCGAACCGGCGGGCACGGTTGTGCTCACCGTGCTTCACTACAGCGGTTCGGAAGAAGCTGAGGTGTTGCGTCGACTGCTGGACCGTTTTGAGGCGGAGCATCCGCACATTCGCATCCGGCCAATCAGTGCGCCGGACTATTACACGAAACTCCAGACGATGTTCGCCGGCGATGCTCCGCCGGACGTGTTCTACCTGAACTACAACTACCTTCCGCAATTCGCTGAGCACGAGTTGCTGCTGCCGATTGATGATTTTGTCGAGCGTGAACGCAATCGGCCGGGTGGGGAATGGGTCGATGATTTCTATCCGCAGTTGCTCGATGCGTTTCGCTATGACGGCCATCAGATCGGTACGGGGCCGTTGTTTGGCCTGCCAAAGGACTTTTCGACGACGGTGATGTATGTCAACCTCGATTTGTTCGAGCGTGCCGGCCTGCCTGTGCCGTACGACGGATGGACGTGGGACGAATACGAACAGGCGATGCAGCAGATCGCAGAACTGTCCACGCCTGGCGATCGGATCTACGGCGGCGTGCTCGTCACAGCGGGCTTGCTGCGAAACATCGTGTGGAGCTATGGCGGCGAATTTTTCGGTACGGACGACGAAGGTCGCATCGACTTCCACGACCTGCGGCTGCATGAGCCTGGGGTTCAAAGTGCGTTGGAGATGGTTCGCCGAACGCGATTCGAGCAGCGGAGCGTGTTCAATGCGACGGGGGTGGCGCAGGATGGCGGGGAGTTGTTTTACTCCGGTCGCGTAGGAGCAATCGGCCCGCTCGGCCGATGGATGACGCCGCGATATCGTGCGATTAGTAGTTTCGATTGGGACGTCGTGCCGATGCCCCATGAGACATCGGAGGCGTCCATTATTTTCACCGTGGCGTGGGTGGCCGCGGCGCAGACGGAACATCCTGAAGAAGCGTTTGAGTTCATTCGTTATCTCAGCGGCCCGGAAGGGCAGGCGTTGAACGCGGAGTTGGGGTTGGCGATTCCGGCGTTGCAATCGCTGGCGGAGAGCGATGCGTTTCTGGATGACGGGCAGCAGCCGAGCAATACGGCTGCGTTTCTGGACGCGCTGTCGCACGGTCGGCTGATGCAGAATCCGCCGCAGCGTCAGTTCGAGCAAATTCTCGAAAGCCGAATGAGTGAATCGCTTCAACTCGGACGGACAACGCCCGCACAGGCAGCGGCAGCGGTGGCGGAGCGGTGGGATCGCGAACTCGCATCGCCCTTGCGTCAGCGCGATCACCCGTTGATGCCTTGGACCACGCTGGGTTGGGTGTTTGGCGTCGCGGGCGTGGTTGGGGCGGTGCTGGTCGTGGGTTATCTGTATCGCACGCGGCCGACCTCGATCGCGTGGCGTGAAGAGCGGGCGGGCTACATGTTCGTCATGCCCTGGATCGCAGGATTCGTACTGCTGACTGTGGGGCCGGTGCTCGTTGCAGCGATGTTGTCGTTCACGCAGTGGAGCGCGCTTGCGCCGCTGGAGACGGCGCGCTTTGTGGGGCTGGACAATTTTCGACACATGGTTGGGTTTGATGGCACGTTTGTCACGTCGGTGTGGGTGACGCTGTACTTCACGTTTCTGGTCGTTCCCGTAGGCCAGGTGCTTGCGCTGGCGGTGGCGTTGTTGATGCACCAGAACGTACCGGGGATAGCGGTGTTTCGAACGATTTATTTCGTGCCGTCGGTTGTGACAGGTGTGGCGTTGGCGACGCTGTGGTTGTGGATATTCAATACGGAATATGGGCTGCTTAACAACCTGCTATCACCCGCGCTGGGAGTGGTCGGCTTGCGACCGCCGGACTGGTTCGGGGTGGACGCGGAGGTGTGGGCCGTGCCCGCGTTCGTGCTGATGAGCCTCTGGGGGGTCGGCGGTGCGATGATTATCTACCTTGCGGGACTGAAGAGCATTCCGATGTCGCTGTATGAGGCGGCGCGGGTGGATGGCGCGTCGCCGATTCGGCAGTTCTTTGCGGTGACGCTGCCGATGCTTTCGCCGCTGATCTTTTTCAACCTGGTGATGGGGTTGATCGGCTCGTTCCAGGTGTTTACGCATGCGTACGTGATGACCGGCGGCGGGCCTGGGGATGCGACACGTTTTTACGTGCTCAACCTATATCAGCAAGCGTTTGAACTGCACAACATGGGGTATGCCAGTGCACTGGCGTGGGTGCTGTTTATTTTCCTTGGGGGGTTGACGATGGCGTTGTTTTACTGGTCTCGGCGGTGGGTCTATTACGAAAGCATGCGTTAG
- a CDS encoding PEP-CTERM sorting domain-containing protein yields MRRSSWLAVLGGLVLAGGGVPAVAQNIEEQATLAAEDPAGPDWFGFSTGLWGDSAIVGAFRYPNVAGNPDAVAGAAYVFGRDANGVWSQAGELTASDMTGGNEFGGSVDIYGNTAIVGALRADGAAGGQSGQAYIFQNNGGIWSETQILAPANVAQGDQFGSSVAIQGDRAVIGARLTNAGDETNSGAAYVYEYDEVSSQWVEQAMLAPAEHAANSWLGMKSALDGDVALVGTNRWGGSGSNGKVFAFHYEDGDWTEAGELAPNNPQANESFGHDMAISGDTAVVGAFRHGTEDDGDFERGSVYVFDRDGNEWSETAQLFASDWEVGGHFAYSVDIHGDIISVGAKRTDAAGTNSGAIYLFQRDSAGDWNELAKVVPDDLVANDRLGTAISVHGDTVLTGAFRAEKAYVHLVPEPTSLALLSLGAFGVMMRRRTTA; encoded by the coding sequence GTGAGGCGATCCTCATGGTTGGCCGTACTGGGCGGACTGGTGCTGGCAGGCGGAGGCGTCCCAGCCGTCGCACAGAACATTGAAGAGCAAGCAACGCTTGCTGCAGAGGACCCGGCGGGGCCGGACTGGTTCGGTTTCAGCACGGGGCTGTGGGGTGACTCGGCCATCGTTGGCGCGTTTCGTTACCCCAACGTCGCTGGTAACCCCGATGCCGTGGCGGGGGCGGCGTATGTCTTCGGCCGTGATGCAAATGGCGTATGGTCGCAGGCCGGGGAATTGACCGCTTCTGATATGACCGGTGGCAACGAGTTCGGTGGGTCGGTGGATATATATGGCAACACCGCCATCGTCGGGGCTCTGCGAGCCGACGGTGCGGCTGGCGGGCAGTCCGGCCAGGCGTACATCTTTCAAAACAACGGCGGGATATGGAGTGAAACGCAGATCCTCGCCCCTGCGAACGTGGCTCAGGGCGACCAGTTCGGCAGTTCCGTTGCAATCCAAGGTGACCGTGCGGTGATTGGCGCTCGTTTGACCAACGCCGGCGACGAGACGAATTCCGGTGCTGCGTATGTTTACGAATATGATGAAGTGAGCAGCCAGTGGGTTGAGCAGGCCATGCTCGCTCCGGCCGAGCATGCCGCCAACTCGTGGCTGGGCATGAAGAGTGCGCTGGATGGCGACGTCGCCCTGGTAGGCACAAACCGGTGGGGCGGGTCGGGTAGCAACGGTAAGGTTTTCGCCTTCCATTACGAGGATGGTGATTGGACGGAAGCGGGCGAACTTGCTCCGAATAACCCGCAAGCCAACGAATCGTTCGGCCACGACATGGCGATCAGCGGCGACACGGCCGTCGTCGGAGCGTTCCGTCATGGCACGGAGGATGACGGCGACTTTGAGCGCGGTTCGGTCTACGTGTTTGATCGCGACGGGAACGAGTGGTCAGAAACCGCACAACTGTTCGCCTCTGACTGGGAGGTGGGAGGCCACTTCGCATACTCCGTTGATATCCACGGCGACATCATCAGCGTCGGCGCGAAACGCACGGACGCCGCCGGCACGAATTCGGGTGCGATTTATCTGTTCCAGCGCGACTCGGCAGGAGACTGGAATGAACTTGCCAAGGTCGTGCCTGACGACCTGGTCGCAAATGATCGGTTGGGGACCGCGATTTCTGTGCATGGCGACACGGTGTTGACGGGCGCTTTCCGTGCCGAGAAGGCTTACGTGCACCTTGTTCCCGAGCCGACTTCGCTCGCGCTGCTCTCATTGGGCGCGTTTGGCGTCATGATGCGACGGCGGACGACGGCGTAG
- a CDS encoding alkaline phosphatase gives MAASQLSRREALKLATATTAAFCGSATIGINHNTVHAASSRRRRRPRNIIFMVSDGMSMSVPTLTDSFARIVRGSDQQSHWTALMTDIEAVHGLEQTFSLNSLVTDSAAAASAWGSGSHVANGAVNMLPDGTKLTPIVELVKQSGRKVGLVTTTRVTHATPAGFAAIETRRTHEDEIAPQYRDVVDVLLGGGLAQFDPKQREDKRDLLNNYKQSGYSFWSHRDQLLSDERPKRVLGLFADNFLPYTLDQAQSAEDIANIPTLAEMTAKAIQILNAHADGFLVQIEGGRVDHAAHGNDAGAMFWDQLAFDDAIGVALNFARQRDDTLVIITSDHGTANPALNGWGSGYIDSNEHFARLANVTGSFNTIVQRIHDEAGEGDPDADLVADVVKTYIDMDVSTEHAQSLANTIATGERPEAINQQMTHPGGVLGQIVGNHTGIHFTGHTHTADHVICSAYGPGSERFAGLRPNTDDFRQIMDLFEIDYQNPSRSPNEPWRQSLSFAPRRTKIFSELST, from the coding sequence ATGGCGGCCTCCCAGCTATCTCGTCGCGAAGCATTGAAGCTCGCTACTGCCACAACAGCAGCGTTTTGCGGTAGCGCGACCATCGGAATCAATCACAACACGGTGCATGCCGCGAGCTCGCGCCGACGTCGACGACCGCGCAACATCATCTTCATGGTCAGCGATGGCATGAGTATGAGCGTGCCCACCCTCACTGACAGCTTTGCCCGAATCGTTCGCGGCAGCGATCAGCAATCCCATTGGACCGCGCTCATGACGGATATCGAGGCTGTGCATGGCCTCGAACAGACGTTCTCCCTCAACTCGCTGGTCACCGACTCTGCCGCGGCGGCCTCCGCATGGGGCTCTGGTTCACACGTGGCCAACGGAGCAGTCAACATGCTGCCCGATGGCACGAAACTCACACCTATCGTAGAACTCGTGAAGCAGAGCGGTCGAAAAGTTGGCCTCGTTACAACGACGCGGGTTACCCACGCCACGCCCGCCGGCTTCGCCGCCATCGAAACCCGACGCACGCATGAGGACGAGATCGCTCCGCAGTACCGTGACGTGGTCGACGTGCTCCTCGGCGGCGGCCTCGCACAGTTCGATCCCAAACAGCGCGAAGACAAACGCGATCTGCTGAACAATTACAAACAAAGCGGCTACAGCTTCTGGAGTCACCGCGACCAACTCCTCAGCGACGAACGGCCGAAACGTGTACTCGGCCTTTTCGCCGACAACTTCCTCCCCTACACACTCGACCAGGCGCAATCCGCTGAAGACATCGCCAATATCCCCACGCTCGCGGAAATGACAGCCAAGGCCATCCAGATTCTCAACGCACATGCCGACGGCTTCCTTGTTCAGATCGAGGGCGGACGCGTTGATCATGCGGCCCACGGGAACGACGCCGGCGCAATGTTCTGGGATCAGCTCGCTTTCGACGATGCGATCGGTGTCGCACTGAACTTTGCCCGCCAGCGCGACGACACACTCGTCATCATCACTTCAGACCATGGCACGGCGAACCCCGCCCTGAACGGTTGGGGCTCGGGCTACATCGACAGCAACGAGCACTTCGCTCGACTCGCCAATGTGACCGGCTCATTCAACACCATTGTGCAGCGCATCCACGATGAGGCAGGCGAAGGCGATCCCGACGCCGATCTCGTTGCGGACGTTGTCAAAACGTATATCGATATGGACGTGTCCACCGAGCATGCACAAAGCCTCGCGAACACGATCGCGACCGGTGAGCGTCCGGAAGCGATCAATCAACAAATGACACACCCAGGCGGCGTGCTTGGACAGATCGTGGGCAATCACACCGGCATTCACTTCACCGGGCACACCCACACCGCGGACCATGTGATCTGCTCGGCCTACGGACCCGGCTCCGAGCGTTTCGCCGGCCTTCGGCCGAACACGGATGACTTTCGACAGATCATGGACCTGTTTGAAATCGATTACCAGAACCCCAGTCGTTCGCCGAACGAACCGTGGCGTCAATCTCTGTCGTTCGCGCCACGGCGAACCAAAATCTTCAGTGAACTATCGACGTAA
- a CDS encoding Gfo/Idh/MocA family protein: protein MPRHIGIGVIGCGARIRTVLRHTLQGHPELRVVAGCDPRPDSVEALREAFADELTVYDDYHQLVQDPNVQWVFVGSWNIQHHDHILAALGTGCHVFAEKPIATTIDDCLNIYTAQQRTSAMFVIGFTLRYSPHYRRVVDLIRNGAIGEIVSIEANETLPLDHGGFIMADWRRSTMDSGGHMLEKCCHDIDVLNWIVQSRARRVASFGGNTVFRPENEPFLEHMGTNDEQASVYLSRPLHNPANPFSGNHDIVDHQVAIIEFENNVRATFHTNIHSDLAERRTYICGTKGSLRANVLTGSIELRRHGLGHTVEQHGTGTNGGHAVSDVVLGEELANCMLEQTPPATDMEDAVTSAITCLSIDQAMHERTLIDLHPHWKQMAMGRKRVHEQLAHPPAATSPRHAQR, encoded by the coding sequence GTGCCCCGTCATATAGGTATCGGTGTAATCGGATGTGGTGCCCGGATTCGCACCGTGCTTCGCCACACCCTCCAAGGTCATCCCGAGTTGCGCGTCGTCGCCGGCTGTGATCCACGGCCGGACAGCGTCGAGGCGCTTCGCGAAGCGTTCGCCGACGAACTCACCGTCTACGACGACTACCATCAACTCGTTCAGGACCCGAACGTGCAATGGGTGTTCGTCGGCTCGTGGAACATTCAGCATCACGACCACATTCTGGCTGCACTTGGAACAGGCTGCCATGTGTTCGCTGAAAAGCCGATAGCCACGACGATCGACGATTGTCTGAATATCTACACCGCCCAGCAGCGGACGAGTGCAATGTTTGTCATCGGCTTCACCCTGCGTTATTCGCCCCACTACCGCCGTGTTGTGGATCTTATCCGCAATGGTGCAATCGGTGAGATCGTCAGTATTGAAGCCAACGAAACGTTGCCACTCGATCATGGTGGCTTCATCATGGCCGACTGGCGTCGCTCGACCATGGACAGTGGTGGTCACATGTTGGAGAAATGCTGTCACGATATTGATGTGCTCAACTGGATCGTGCAAAGCCGTGCACGCCGCGTCGCATCGTTTGGCGGCAACACGGTCTTTCGTCCGGAAAACGAGCCTTTCCTCGAGCACATGGGCACGAATGACGAGCAGGCGTCGGTCTATCTCAGCCGACCGCTACATAACCCTGCCAATCCATTCAGCGGCAACCATGATATCGTTGACCATCAGGTCGCCATCATCGAGTTCGAGAATAACGTCCGTGCTACGTTCCACACCAACATCCACAGCGACCTTGCTGAGCGACGCACCTACATCTGCGGCACGAAGGGCAGTCTGCGGGCCAACGTGCTCACGGGTTCGATCGAACTGCGTCGCCACGGCCTCGGCCACACCGTTGAGCAGCATGGTACGGGAACGAACGGCGGCCACGCCGTAAGCGATGTCGTGCTCGGCGAAGAACTCGCCAACTGTATGCTCGAGCAAACCCCACCCGCGACCGACATGGAAGACGCCGTGACCTCCGCCATCACCTGCTTGTCAATCGATCAAGCCATGCACGAACGCACCTTGATCGACCTTCATCCGCATTGGAAACAGATGGCGATGGGTCGAAAGCGCGTGCACGAACAACTCGCACATCCCCCCGCTGCGACCAGCCCGCGCCATGCACAGCGATAG
- a CDS encoding galactokinase has translation MAAFPEAPGGTSSSVLTMQPTRRLLDAAAQANLFESGRPVHVARAPGRLDVMGGIADYSGAVVCELPLAVAAATAVQLRYDDQVVCRSAQAQREVRLPVERLLDPDPLAVRRACDDADGWARYPLGCVWWLLQQQARTQDRAIGQLRHGVTLAIDSDVPLGGGVASSAAIEVASMTAMLSVLGATLTPMDLAAGCQAVENHVVGAPCGIMDQATAVLGQADALFVLLCQPDESGRPARVIDTALPVPTGYTFVGVHSGVTHDVKGDSYVDTRVAAFIAQKLLSQLDPDEDHTRGYLANVDPERFISTWRAELPETMLGEVFLKRHGATNDTVTAVSPEKMYHVRAAATHHVLEAERGRQFIDLVRRCGGEQPTYDQAVTSRHVNAASPGIVGLLKQWLSGATSAATSSASEQPCDTETLMTRAGELMYASHASYGEYARLGHSMTDRLVEMARAIGPAGGVYGARITGAGDGGTAVMLVRETDDVLAKIDELRQQYTRETNQPTSLFRGSGPGAVATGTARV, from the coding sequence GTGGCCGCATTCCCCGAAGCGCCGGGGGGCACGTCGTCATCGGTGTTGACGATGCAGCCGACGCGTCGGCTGCTTGATGCCGCGGCGCAGGCGAACTTGTTCGAGTCCGGCCGACCTGTGCACGTCGCGCGAGCGCCGGGTCGCCTGGATGTGATGGGGGGCATTGCCGACTACAGCGGAGCGGTGGTGTGCGAACTGCCGTTGGCGGTGGCAGCGGCGACGGCGGTGCAGTTGCGCTATGACGACCAGGTGGTTTGCCGCAGCGCGCAGGCGCAGCGCGAAGTGCGGCTACCGGTAGAGCGATTGCTCGACCCTGATCCGTTGGCGGTTCGTCGAGCGTGCGACGACGCCGACGGATGGGCGCGCTACCCGCTTGGCTGTGTGTGGTGGCTGCTCCAGCAACAGGCCCGGACCCAAGACCGGGCGATCGGGCAGTTGCGGCATGGCGTCACACTTGCGATCGACAGCGATGTACCTTTGGGCGGCGGGGTTGCGAGCAGCGCTGCCATCGAGGTGGCGAGCATGACCGCGATGCTGTCGGTGCTCGGCGCGACGTTGACGCCGATGGACCTTGCAGCAGGGTGTCAGGCGGTGGAGAACCATGTGGTTGGTGCGCCGTGCGGCATCATGGATCAGGCGACCGCTGTGCTCGGCCAGGCCGACGCGTTGTTCGTACTGCTTTGTCAGCCGGACGAATCGGGACGTCCGGCGCGGGTGATCGACACGGCGTTGCCCGTGCCGACGGGCTATACCTTTGTCGGCGTGCACAGCGGCGTGACGCATGACGTCAAGGGCGATTCGTATGTCGACACGCGCGTCGCCGCGTTCATCGCACAGAAGCTGCTCAGTCAACTCGATCCGGATGAAGACCATACACGCGGTTACCTGGCCAACGTTGATCCGGAGCGCTTCATCAGCACATGGCGGGCGGAGTTGCCCGAAACGATGCTCGGCGAGGTGTTCCTTAAGCGACACGGGGCAACGAACGACACAGTCACAGCGGTGTCGCCGGAGAAAATGTATCACGTGCGAGCGGCGGCAACGCATCATGTGCTGGAGGCGGAGCGAGGGCGGCAGTTCATCGACCTGGTGCGGCGATGCGGCGGCGAGCAGCCGACCTATGATCAGGCTGTAACGTCGAGACACGTGAACGCGGCATCGCCTGGCATCGTTGGACTGTTGAAGCAATGGCTAAGTGGTGCAACGTCGGCAGCAACATCGTCGGCGAGTGAGCAGCCATGTGATACCGAGACGTTGATGACCCGGGCAGGTGAACTGATGTATGCCAGTCACGCGAGCTATGGTGAATACGCTCGGCTTGGGCATTCGATGACCGATCGTCTTGTAGAGATGGCGCGGGCGATCGGCCCGGCTGGCGGCGTATACGGCGCGAGAATTACCGGCGCTGGCGATGGGGGCACGGCGGTGATGCTCGTGCGCGAGACGGATGACGTGCTCGCGAAGATCGACGAACTGCGACAGCAGTACACACGCGAAACGAATCAACCCACATCGCTGTTTCGCGGCAGCGGACCGGGAGCCGTGGCGACAGGGACGGCGCGGGTGTGA
- the aroC gene encoding chorismate synthase: MPGNTFGQMFRITTAGESHGPGNVVIVDGVPPGLPLSVDDLKPDLARRRPGQSKIVTQRNEADEPEILAGVFEGKTTGTSIAILIRNADQRSRDYADIKDKYRPGHADYTFDAKYGFRDYRGGGRSSARETTARVAAGAIAKKLLGTVGVKIVGYVKQVGELVADVPEPAAITLEQVESNIVRCPDANVAERMIELIERLRSERDSIGGVAELVATGVPAGWGEPVFDKLKADLGKAMFSLPAVLGVEYGAGFDVATLRGSENNDIFVPGNGEVQSPNIKTKTNRHGGMLGGISSGMPIVLRCAIKPTSSLPQDQPTVTRQGEVTTIATKGRHDPCLLPRFVPMGEAMVAMVLADHMLRQRAMLPV, translated from the coding sequence ATGCCCGGTAACACCTTCGGCCAAATGTTCCGCATCACGACCGCTGGCGAAAGCCACGGCCCTGGTAATGTCGTCATCGTCGATGGCGTGCCGCCGGGGTTACCGTTATCGGTAGACGATCTGAAGCCCGACCTTGCCCGCAGGCGGCCGGGGCAGAGCAAGATCGTCACGCAACGCAACGAGGCCGACGAGCCGGAGATTCTCGCCGGCGTGTTCGAAGGCAAGACGACGGGCACGTCGATCGCCATTCTCATTCGCAACGCCGACCAGCGATCACGCGATTACGCTGACATCAAAGACAAGTACCGCCCCGGTCATGCGGACTATACATTCGATGCGAAGTATGGCTTTCGCGACTACCGAGGCGGCGGCCGCAGCAGCGCCCGCGAGACGACCGCTCGCGTGGCGGCGGGCGCGATCGCCAAGAAGTTGCTCGGCACCGTCGGCGTCAAAATCGTCGGCTATGTCAAACAGGTCGGCGAGCTGGTCGCGGACGTGCCCGAGCCCGCAGCGATCACGTTGGAGCAGGTGGAGTCGAACATTGTCCGCTGTCCCGATGCGAATGTGGCGGAGCGGATGATCGAGCTGATCGAGCGGTTGCGCAGCGAGCGTGACTCGATCGGCGGCGTGGCGGAACTGGTCGCCACGGGCGTGCCGGCCGGCTGGGGTGAGCCGGTCTTCGACAAGCTCAAAGCTGATCTGGGCAAGGCGATGTTCAGTCTGCCGGCGGTGCTCGGCGTTGAGTACGGCGCGGGCTTTGACGTTGCAACGCTGCGCGGCAGCGAGAACAACGACATCTTCGTGCCCGGTAACGGTGAGGTTCAAAGCCCAAATATTAAAACGAAGACGAACCGCCACGGCGGGATGCTCGGCGGGATCAGTTCCGGCATGCCGATCGTGCTGCGCTGTGCGATCAAGCCCACGAGCAGCCTGCCGCAGGATCAGCCGACGGTGACCCGGCAGGGTGAAGTGACGACCATTGCGACCAAGGGGCGACACGACCCCTGCCTGCTGCCGCGTTTCGTGCCGATGGGCGAAGCGATGGTGGCGATGGTGTTGGCCGACCACATGCTGCGGCAGCGTGCGATGTTGCCGGTGTGA